The genome window ATGAGTTTTTAACCCTGGATGAAAAATGGCGCCACCGGCTGGCTGAGGCGGAACGGTTGAAAAACCGGCGCAATACGGTTTCTGAAGAGATTGCCCAGATGAAGAGTTCCGGTAAAGATGCCGCGGCAGAGATTGCCGATATGCGGGAAGTATCCCAGAAAATTAAAGAGTTGGACGAAAGCCTGAAAGAACTGGAATCTGAGATCGAACAGTCGCTCCTGCTGCTGCCTAACCTGCCGCATGCTTCGGTGCCGGTGGGGCAAGACAGTGCCGATAACCCCGTAATGCGGGTTTGGAGCGAGCCGCCCGGTTTTGGTTTTAAGCCGAGGGCTCACTGGGAGGTGGCGGAGGCTTTGAACATCCTTGATTTTGAACGGGCTTCCAAAGTAACCGGAGCCAGGTTTACTTTCTATAAAGGTTTAGGGGCCAGGCTGGAGCGGGCCTTGATCAACTTTATGCTGGATCTGCATACTGGCCGGCATGGATATACGGAGATCTTTCCGCCCTTTATGGTTAACCGGGACAGCATGATCGGCACCGGTCAGCTCCCCAAGTTTGCCGAAGATATGTTCAAGGTGGAAAAAACCGAATACTACTTGATACCTACAGCCGAGGTTCCGGTAACCAATATGTTTCGCCAGGAGGTATTGGAGGCAGAAACCCTCCCTGCCTGTTTTGCCGCTTACAGCGCCTGCTTCCGGGCTGAGGCTGGTGCTGCAGGCAGGGACACCAGAGGGCTAATCCGCCAGCACCAGTTTAACAAGGTGGAACTGGTCAAGTTTACCAC of Syntrophomonadaceae bacterium contains these proteins:
- the serS gene encoding serine--tRNA ligase, coding for MLDLKFVRANPEAVVAGLKKRGAEVSLNEFLTLDEKWRHRLAEAERLKNRRNTVSEEIAQMKSSGKDAAAEIADMREVSQKIKELDESLKELESEIEQSLLLLPNLPHASVPVGQDSADNPVMRVWSEPPGFGFKPRAHWEVAEALNILDFERASKVTGARFTFYKGLGARLERALINFMLDLHTGRHGYTEIFPPFMVNRDSMIGTGQLPKFAEDMFKVEKTEYYLIPTAEVPVTNMFRQEVLEAETLPACFAAYSACFRAEAGAAGRDTRGLIRQHQFNKVELVKFTTPETSYDELEKLTADAEKVLQLLDLPYRVVGLCTGDLGFAAAKTYDLEVWLPSFNSYKEISSCSNFEDFQARRAGIRYRPAPKAKPQFVHTLNGSGVAIGRTVSAILENFQQEDGSVRIPEVLRPYMGGVEYIGA